A genome region from Candidatus Glassbacteria bacterium includes the following:
- a CDS encoding methyltetrahydrofolate cobalamin methyltransferase, with the protein MLIIGERINSSRKRITPAVENRDEQFIINEAGMQFEAGADYVDVNAGTFGPDKEPELLCWLVQTVQGAHDCRLSLDSPNPAAIEPALKLHKGKAMINSISLEKARYDSLMPLVRDHGADVIAMCADDEHGMPTDLETKLLVAGRLVEKLTGDGIPLENIFVDPLVFPIATDSSYGNVVLGAIEQIMAKFPGVHTMVGLSNVSHGLPFRFQINQMFLVLAMGRGLDGAILDPTDKRLMADLLTAQALLGRDEFCMNYLQAHQGGKLDLD; encoded by the coding sequence ATGCTGATTATCGGTGAGCGGATCAACTCCAGCCGTAAGCGGATCACACCGGCGGTGGAAAACAGGGATGAGCAGTTCATTATCAACGAGGCGGGGATGCAGTTCGAAGCCGGCGCTGACTATGTGGATGTCAACGCGGGCACGTTCGGGCCGGACAAGGAGCCGGAACTGCTGTGCTGGCTGGTACAGACTGTCCAGGGCGCGCACGATTGCCGCCTGAGCCTGGACAGCCCCAATCCCGCTGCAATCGAACCGGCCCTGAAGCTGCACAAGGGCAAGGCGATGATCAACTCGATCTCCCTGGAAAAAGCCCGCTACGACAGCCTGATGCCGCTGGTGCGCGACCATGGCGCCGACGTGATCGCGATGTGCGCCGACGACGAGCACGGCATGCCCACCGACCTGGAAACCAAGCTGCTGGTAGCAGGCCGTCTGGTGGAAAAACTCACCGGCGACGGGATTCCGCTGGAGAATATCTTTGTCGATCCGCTGGTTTTTCCGATTGCCACTGACAGTTCCTACGGCAACGTGGTGCTGGGCGCAATCGAGCAGATCATGGCGAAATTCCCCGGCGTGCACACGATGGTGGGCTTGAGTAACGTGAGCCACGGCCTGCCGTTCCGCTTCCAGATCAACCAGATGTTCCTGGTGCTGGCCATGGGCCGCGGGCTGGACGGAGCGATACTCGATCCCACCGACAAGCGCCTGATGGCCGACCTGCTGACAGCCCAGGCCCTGCTTGGCCGCGACGAGTTCTGCATGAACTATCTCCAGGCTCACCAGGGCGGCAAACTGGACCTGGACTGA